The Vibrio sp. 10N DNA window TGGTCTCGACGATATGCACCTCAGCGAGGTCTGGATAGCGCTCTGGGATAGACGCCACAAACTGCTGCAACCCGCTGTACATGTTAGGGATATCATTGAGAAGGTTGCCGATCTGATTCCATATGGTAGGCACCAAACCAAAAATAGCCATCAACATCAAACCTATAAACACGAGAATCACGGTTATCACAGCAACAGTACGTGGTAATCCGAGCTTTCTTAGCTGACTTACTGGCCATTCGAGTAAGTAAGCCAACACAATCGCCACAAGCAGTGGTGCAATCAAATTGCCAAAGAAGTAAATGGTGATAAAACCAAATAGCAAAATAACCACCAGACTGACCGCATCTGGATCTGAAAAACGTCGCTTATACCAACGACGGACCATTTCTAGCATTCGCTATCCTTCTTATTAACTATCGTCATTACGGTAATCTCATCCTGCTGCTGGCACTGCACGTCGGCGTTATGCTTGGCCAGATAGTTACTGCAATCGCGAACCGACTGACTATCGATGATTCGAACCTTAAGTGTCTGGTTGGAGCCTAGTGCTTTGTATGCCCGCTTAACCAAAAGCAGCGACATAGGACAACGCTCTTGTTCTAAATTGAGTTCAATGTGCGTCATCAGCTTGTTTTCACTCATCATCGTGCTCGCGCAGTCTGTGATTTACCTTCAATGGGTCTATTGTAAAGACTTTTTCAGGCATCCCCAACCTGTATGTGTTACAGAACGCCAATTACCTCGACAATGTATCACCAGCAAACAATAACTAAAGTCTATCTTTGTCACGGATAAGTCCTTTTCTAACGTCTATCCGTATGCAAAAATGTTGCCCTAGAGGATAAGGTAGGAAACCCAACGTCAGTTTTGTGGTCATACTTACCAACTATAAAGGAGTTACCTCACCAGCATGTTGAAACGTACCCGTTCGTTGGTTTGCTTATGTATTGCAGCCACATTATCTACTCCCCAAGTGTCGTTCGCCGAGATGGATCTCCCCGAGATTGGCACGGCTGCGGGTGCAACCCTAACCATAGATCAAGAGCTTATCTATGGCGATGCGTACATGCGGATGATTCGCGCCAGTTCACCGATCATTAACGATCCCGTTCTCAATGAGTACATCGATTCGGTAGGACATCGTCTTGTTTCCAGCGCGAACGATGTAAAAACGCCGTTCACTTTCTTCATGATCCGCGATCGTAACATCAACGCATTTGCCTTCTTTGGTGGTTACGTCGCACTTCACTCGGGACTGTTCTTGCATGCTCATTCGGAAAGTGAGCTTGCCTCAGTTATTGCGCACGAAATTGCGCACGTAACACAGCGCCACTTAGCACGTCGAATGGAAGACGAAGCTCGCCGTTCTCCGGCAACCGTTGCCGCACTGGTGGGCTCACTATTGCTTGCCATTGCTGCGCCTCAAGCGGGTATGGCGGCACTAACGGCGACGACAGCAGGCTCGATGCAGGCGTCAATTAACTACACCCGAAGTAACGAGAAAGAGGCAGACCGCTTTGGTATTGCAACATTGGCGCGCGCTCAATTTGATGTCAACGATATGCCTCGCTTTTTCGGTCGTCTTGCGGATGAATACCGATATGCCAGTAAACCGCCACCAATGCTGCTGACTCACCCATTGCCAGAAGACCGTATCACCGATACTCGTGAGCGAGCACAGGCCTATCCACCGCTGCGCGTGCAGCCATCAATCAGTTACCATTTGGCAAGAGCACGTATCGTCGCTCGTCATGCCGGTATCAAATCTGATGCGGCGATGGACTGGTTCCAGCGAACCGCCAAGAAAGCACCAGCAAAAATTCAGAACTCATTTGAATATGGTAAAGCGCTGGTGTATCTCGATACCAATCAGCTAGACAAAGCGGAAGCGATCCTCAACAAATTGCTCGACCATGATCCGAATAACAACTTCTATCTTGATGCGGCCTCAGATCTTTACATCGCGAAAAAGCAACCACAAAAATCAGTCAAACTGATGGAAAGTGCGCTCAAGGTGAAACCGAATAATGCGGTTATCACTATCAACTACGCCAATGCGCTACTTGAGAGTGACAAAACGGATGAGGCTATCAAGGTACTGCAGCGCTTTACCCACGATAGACCAAAAGACACCAACGGCTGGCACTTACTCTCTGAGGCTAACATTAAGCAGGGTAACAGTGCGGAAGACTTGGCCGCACGCGCTGAACTTATGGCGCTTAACGCTCAATGGGACAAATCAATTCAGCTCTACTCGCAAGCCAGTCAACTTGCCGAGCTAGGAAGTTTAAAACAAGCACGCTATGACGCGCGTATCGACCAGTTACTGGTCGAGCGTGAACGATTCATGGCCTTACAATAAAAGAGAAAGGAACCCTTATGTCAGTCACGATTTTTCATAACCCTCGCTGCTCGAAAAGCCGTCAAACCCTCTCATTGCTAGAAGAAAAAGGCATCGAGCCAGAGGTAGTAAAGTACCTAGACACACCACCGACTGTCGACAAACTAAAGCAGTTGTTTAAGCAGCTTGAGCTTGAAAGCGTACGTGCAATGATGCGTACCAAAGAAGACATCTACAAGCAGCTTAACCTTTCAGATCCTACCTTGACTGATGACCAGTTATTTCAAGCTATGTTTGAGAACCCTAAACTGATTGAACGCCCAATCGTGGTGACTAATGGCAAAGCCAGACATGGCCGCCCACCAGAGCAAGTGCTTGAGATCTTATAATGTCTTGCCAACTATTGGTGTTGTACTACAGCCGCCATGGAAGTACCCAGCGGCTGGCTCGAGCCATCGCTCGTGGCATTGAGTCTGTAGAGGGCTGCGAAGCATTGCTTAGAACCGTGCCGGAATTGGAAGGTGGGCGCGACATACAGAGCGATGCTATTGCCACCCAAGCGGAACTGAAAGCTTGCGATGGATTAGCCATGGGAAGCCCTGTTTGGTTTGGCAATATGGCCGCCCCACTAAAGCATTTTTGGGACCAAACTACCTCACTTTGGCTTAGTGGCAGCCTCATCGATAAACCGGCTTGCGTATTCACCTCATCGTCATCAATGCACGGCGGACAGGAAAGTACAGCCATGAGTATGATGCTCCCCTTGATGCACCATGGCATGATGCTGATGGGCATCCCTTACAGCGAACCTAAGCTGCACTCTACCACCAGCGGTGGCACACCTTATGGCGCTTCTCATGTCGCTAATAGCAGCGTACAGCTGAGTGATGACGAGTATGCGTTGGCGGTAGCACTTGGCCAAAGGTTGGCGACAACCGCTCGCAAACTCAAGAATGCCAGTTAAACAAAACTCAGTATCAAGGACTAGGTACACGCGATGAGCATTAAATCCTTAATCAATACCAAAAACATGCGAGCTTTCGCTCTCACCGCTAACTTTGCCCTGCTCTGCTGGGTTGGTTTATGGCATGGCTATTTATCCCCTCATCCACACATTAACCCCTATGCACTTACCGTCGCATGGTTAATACCATTGTTATTGCCTTTACCGGGCATTTTGGCAGGTAAGCCTTACACACACGCATGGGCAAACTTTGTGTTAATGCTGTACTTTCTGCATGCCCTAACTCTGCTATACGCCGATGAAGGTGAACGCTGGCTGGCACTGGTTGAGTTACTGCTGACAAGTTCCGCCTTTGTGGGTAATACCATCTATGCTCGACTCAAAGGCAAAGACATGGGATTAAAACTGCCAAGATTGTCATCGGTAGAAAAGCAAGAGCGTGAGCGCTACGGAAAGGACTAGAGCGTTTCAAAAAGCGAAGCGATAGAGACAAAAAAGGAGGCATTACGCCTCCTTTTTTAGGTGATAACTGTGCGCCATCGTTCCTGATTAGTACAGCCACTCAAAACTGAGTTCAGGTCGCACCGGCTTTCCCATCGCAGCAATACCATCAACGACAAGCTCATCGGTCGGTGCTGGGTCAGCAGAGAGCGCATTCGCACCTTGCGTATCAGTCACATCTTGTACTTGCTCAGCGGCGTTCGAGTTTTCTGCATCTGTCGGGAACACTTGACTATCTTGCTCTGGAGTTTCCACAGGCACTGACTCGAGCTTTTTAACCAAACCCAGTTTAAGCACTTCTTCTTCAAAGGCCTCTAGTGAGCCCAATAGAGAAACGCGCATCGTCACTACGTCACCACTCACTTCAGCCACATCGACTTTAGCGGTTGACGCTAAGCGACCTAACGCGCGCTCTAGAGTAAAGAAAGCATCGGCACTGCTCATTCGTGAGAACGACACCGACACCATACCAGCACTCTCACCTAGAGTTGTGGCCACATTTTGTGACGCATAATAATCGCTGATTTCATCAATCGCGCTGGCAATAGCCAGTTCTCCAGACGTTGAACCAGTGACTGGCGCGAGGGTATTTTTACCCAGTTTATCTGGCGTTTGATCGTACAGTGTGTAACGAAGATTGTTACCTTGCTTACGAATCACCGCGATCGCGTCCACTGGGTAGCGTGTCGTTGCCTGTGCTATTGGCCCAACAAACCCGCCCCAAAGGTCAGTCGTTTGGATACCTGTGATATCGTCAAAGTCTCCAATTGGGAACGTGATCGGCAGTCCACGTCGATTGGCTTCTTTCTTCAACTGGCTGGCGCTTTGTGAGTTGCTGTGCTCCCAAACAATCGTGCGATCATAGCCACTGTCTTCTACCAACCACACCATCACGTTTTTGCGATCAACAGGCCAAGATGACAGGTCCGCTTGAGTCAATAGTGTCGTAATTTGCTGACTGTTGAAGCTCAAACGCATCGCCTGCTCACCATCCACTTGGGTGTAGCCAAGCTGTGTGATGTATTGTGAACTCTTGCCTAACGCTTTTTTGACCACAGGATTAGACGCTGCATTACTGTCGCCGCTGGCCTTGATCAATACTTCTAACATGCCCTTTTGGCGTGCCAGTTCATCGGCATTCGGTTGTTGGGAATCCACCACAACTTCCGTCGAGTAGATATCAACTTTTGTCAACGCATATGCTGGCAAAGCACACGCGGCAGCCAACAACCAAGCTAAATAACGCATAAGCATCCTAAATTACAAATAGATAAGCCGAAATGATAAGCAAGTATGCGTTTTGGAGCAAGCTCACTGATTCAAGGTTTGGTCAATAAGTTGATTTACTCCCTCGCATCTGTGGATCAAATAGTAACTCGCTCGAGCTATTGAGATTTAGCCAACAAAAACAGCGTTCTCTTTAACTAGATCATTAAGTAAACGATTACAAAGTGCTAGAATCCCATCCGTTTTGCTTAACTCCTTTTGACTTGCTTGGAAAATCATTATGAAAACGATCTTACAAGGCTCGCAAATGCTATTTGTGGCATTTGGCTCCTTGGTACTCGTACCCCTTTTAACTGGCCTTGATCCTAACGTAGCATTGTTTGGTGCAGGTGTCGGCACCTTACTGTTTCAATTGGTAACACGCCGCAGTGTGCCTATCTTCCTAGCCTCTTCGTTCGCCTTCATTGCACCTATTATGTTTGGCGTCCAAACATGGGGTATCGGTGCAACCATGGGCGGCCTAATGGCTGCGGGTGTCGTTTATGTGCTTATGGGTGCCTTAATTAAAGTGAAAGGCGTCGAAGTAATCCACAAACTTCTGCCACCAGTGGTCGTAGGGCCAGTGATCATGGTGATCGGTCTTGGCCTAGCACCTGTCGCGGTAAATATGGCGCTTGGTAAAACGGGTGACGGTGCCGTACAGCTTATCGATGGCAATGCAGCACTTTGGATCTCCGCGATTTCTCTGCTTGTTACAGTTGGCGTAAGTGTATTCGCCAAGGGTTTCTTAAAGCTATTACCTATCGTAAGTGGCATTTTAGCGGGCTACGTGACCAGTCTGTTCTATGGCGTTGTTGACTTCACCCCTGTGGTTGAAGCTTCTTGGCTATCGCTGCCAAACTTCACTGCGCCAGAGTTTAACATCAACGCAATCTTGTTCATGCTGCCAGTGGCTATTGCGCCAGCCGTTGAACACGTCGGCGATATGCTGGCTATTTCAAACGTAACCGGTAAAGACTATCTGAAGAAGCCGGGTCTACACCGCACTATCGCGGGTGACGGGGTGGCAACAATTGCAGCTTCTATGGTGGGCGCGCCGCCAAACACAACCTACAGTGAGGTAACCGGGGCAGTAATGCTAACTAAAGCGTTTAATCCTGTGATCATGACGTGGGCAGCGGTGACGGCTATCGTACTGGCGCTTGTGGGTAAACTTGGTGCTATCTTACAAACTATCCCAGTGCCCGTGATGGGCGGTATCATGATTCTGCTGTTTGGCTCTATCGCGACGGTTGGTCTTAATACACTGATCAAAAACAATGTCGACCTGCACAAATCTCGTAATCTAGTGATCGTCGCTATCACGCTGGTATTTGGTATTGGCGGCATGGCATTTGGTATTGGTGACTTTAGCCTTCAAGGCGTGAGCCTGTGTGGTATCGTTGCGATTCTCCTTAACCAGATCTTGCCGGATGACCTAGGTGAGAACAAGGTAGTAGACAACGCTCAGATGGAAGACTAATTCCTACGGAAACAAAAAAGGCTGACCAGTGGTCAGCCTTCAGATTGCTGACGAACCCCGCTTTTTCAAGCGGGGTTCTTTTTTCGGAGCGGCCGTAGGCCGCGATCGCGATATTTTTTGTTAGATAGCGTTCTGAAGTGAGTAAGGCTTAAATCGGCATACAGAGGCTAGTATTTGACTTATTTCTGCCTTATTTAGGCCCATTTTTCGCAGATAGCTCACCACCAACGCTATCTTCTTGATGTTTTGAGCGGCAGCGGCTAACCAACATTGCATTTGCACTTTTGCGAGACCGCGGTAGCGCGCGTAACGGTGGCCATGGTGTTGTTTTGCATCGGCGAAGCTTCGTTCTACTGTTTCACTTCGCCTCCGATACGTCTTCTTTCCGTAGCTAGAGAGTCGCATTTGATTGGCTCGCTCCACCGTCTCACTATAAAGGTGACGCGTTATGACCTTCTGCATATTTTCACTCTTAGTACAGTCGTCCCGAACGGGGCAAAACGCACATTGTTTCGGGTCTGAAGCGTATGAGCGATAGCCTGCGCGTGTTGTGGTTTTATAGATAAGTTCTTGCCCTTCTGGACAGCGATAGGTATCGGTCTCTTTTTGGTATTTGAAGTCTTTCTTCTTAAATTTGTTCTTAGTTCTTGATGGGCGGCGATACCCGAACACACCTAATATACTGCGGCGCTCGAGTGATTCAGCAACAGGCGCAGTGAAGTAACCTGCATCGATACCAACTGCGATAGGATTGAGGTTGAACTGCTCTAGTGTGTGATCGAGACGACGGATATAGGGCTGTGAGTCATTCACATTCCCCGGTGTTGCGTATGTGTCTACGATGATACCGTGCTTACCATCCACGGTTCGGTGGTCAAGATAGAAGAAGCCTTGAGGCTTATTGTCTCGTGTCATAAAGCCACTTTCAGGGTCGGTGGTGCTGACTTTAGTGTTTTTGACGTCTGTCTTTGGTGGCGTCTCTTTGAATGGATTTTTACCTTCAGATTCTCGGTCTGCAGCCACATCTTCATTCAGCATATCAAGATAAGCGCCTGCACTAACTGGACGCAGACGATTCATGTGCTTGTTCTTGTTAGCATTGGCTTTAAGGTGTGTACTGTCAGTGAAGAGCTCCTGTCCTGCGACTAAGCCTTTCTCCATCGCTTGAAGCACTATGTTGTTGAAGATGCGCTCAAAGACGTCAGTACCATTGAAGCGTCGAATTCGGTTCTGGCTTAACGTCGAAGCATGGATAACTTTTTCGGTCAGTGACATTCGTAAGAACCAACGATAAGCGACGTTCACTTCAATTTCTTTGACCAGTTGGCGCTCACTTTTGATGCCGAATAGGTAGCCAAGCAGAATGATTTTGAATAAACGCACAGGGTCTACGGGTGGGCGGCCATTATCTTTGCAGTATAGATGTGCCACTTCGTCTCTGATGAACTCGAAGTCGATGGCATTATCAATTTTACGAACGAGATGATTCTGTGGAACGAGCTGTTCCATGGTTACCATTTCGAGTTCGTATTGCTGAGGAGAAGGTTTTTGAAGCATATCGGAGTATCCATATTTCGATACTCCTATTAGATCAAAGGTCTAGCTTGAAAGCTAGACCTTTGTCAGCAGTCTGAAGGCTGACCAGTGGTCAGCCTTTTTGCTATTTAAGCATCGGGTCTTATAGAGTACCGAAGATCTTGTCACCTGCATCACCTAGACCAGGTACGATGTAGCCTTTGTCGTTTAGGCACTCATCGATTGCTGCTGTGTAAAGCTCTACATCAGGGTGCGCTTTTTCTAGTGCTTCAATGCCTTCTGGTGCAGAAACCAATACCAACACTTTGATGTGCTTACAGCCTTTCTCTTTAAGAAGATCGATAGTCGCGATCATTGAGCCGCCTGTAGCTAGCATTGGGTCAACCACTAGTGCAATACGCTCATCAATGTTTGACGCAAGCTTGTTAAAGTATGGCACTGGCTCAAGCGTTTCTTCGTCACGATAGATACCAACGACACTGATACGCGCACTAGGCATGTGCTCAAGAACACCGTCCATCATACCAAGACCTGCACGCAGGATTGGCACTACTGTCACTTTCTTACCTTTGATTTGGTCAACTTCAACTGGACCGTTCCAACCTTCGATCGTCACTTTCTCAGTTTCAAAGTCTGCAGTCGCTTCATACGTTAGCAAGCTACCCACTTCGGTCGCTAGTTCGCGGAAACGCTTCGTGCTGATGTCCCCTTCACGCATCAACCCCAATTTATGTTTTACTAGGGGGTGTTTAACTTCAACAACTTTCATGTCCAACTCCGGCAAAATTTCACAAAACCTGCAAATTATACATGGTTTCTTTGACTATTTCAGTTAGCAACACGGTTAAAATGGTATTTATACGCAATAAAATGTCACAACAGGCTGTAAATCAATGGATTGATGCTTCGAGAAAATAGTTTGTATTTTCTTACGCAAACGTTTTCCTTTTTGGATAAACCCCTGTTAGAATAGCGCCGCTTTCACATCCATTTATTTTTCGAGGACTGTCCCGTGAGCGGAAACAACACTTCCCTAAGCTATAAAGACGCTGGTGTAGATATTGATGCTGGTAACGCATTAGTTGACCGTATTAAAGGCGCGGTTAAGCGCACTCGTCGCCCTGAAGTAATGGGAGGCATCGGTGGATTTGGTGCTTTATGTGAGTTGCCAACAAAATACAAACACCCAGTATTGGTATCTGGTACAGACGGTGTTGGTACTAAGCTACGCCTAGCCCTAGACATGAACAAGCACGACACCATCGGTATCGACCTTGTTGCGATGTGTGTGAACGACCTTATCGTTCAAGGTGCTGAGCCACTATTCTTCCTTGACTACTATGCGACAGGCAAACTTGATGTTGATACTGCAGCAGACGTGGTATCTGGTATTGCTGAAGGCTGTATCCAAGCAGGCTGTTCATTGATTGGTGGTGAAACAGCTGAAATGCCAGGCATGTACGAAGGTGAAGACTACGATGTGGCTGGTTTCTGCGTTGGTGTAGTTGAAAAAGATGACGTGATTGACGGTTCAAAAGTAGCCGCTGGTGACGCACTTATTGCCGTAGGCTCAAGCGGTCCACATTCAAACGGCTACTCTCTTATCCGTAAGATCCTAGAAGTGTCTGGTGCAGATAAGAACGAAAAACTAGGTGAACGCACTATCGGTGAACACCTACTTGAACCAACTAAAATTTATATCAAATCAGCTCTGAAAATGATCGCTGAACACGATATCCACGCTATCTCTCATATCACTGGCGGCGGCTTCTGGGAAAACATCCCACGCGTATTGCCAGAAGGCACAAAAGCCGTTATCGACGGTAACAGCTGGGAATGGCCTGCTATCTTCAACTGGCTACAAGAGAAAGGCAACGTTGATACATTTGAAATGTACCGTACTTTCAACTGTGGTGTAGGTCTAATCGTTGCTCTGCCTAAAGGTCAAGCAGATGCAGCCGTTGAGCTTCTTAACGCTGAAGGCGAGAACGCATGGGTAATTGGTGAGATCGCGACTGCAGAAGCTGGTGAAGAGCAAGTAGAGATCAATTAATTTCATGAAGAATATCGTTGTTTTAGTTTCAGGGAATGGTACTAACTTGCAGGCGATTATTGATGCCTGCGAGTCGACTATCACAAATGCGAAAGTGCGTGCTGTTTTCTCTAACAAAGAATCTGCATTTGCATTGGAACGTGCTCGTAATGCTGGCGCCGAGGCGGAGTTTCTCGATCCAAAGCTAAGCGAAACACGTGAAGCATTTGATGCCGAGTTGATGCGCCGAATTGACGTTCACAAACCAGACCTATTGGTGCTAGCGGGCTATATGCGCATTCTTAGTGGTGAATTTGTTCGCCACTACATGGGACGAATGATTAACATTCACCCATCGCTATTGCCTAAGTACCCTGGATTGAATACGCACCAACGCGCCATCGAGAACTGCGATGAGCACCACGGCACAAGCATCCATTTCGTTACTGAAAAACTGGATGGTGGCCCGATTGTTCTGCAAGCAAAAGTCCCTATATTCGATGACGACACTGTCGAGACACTCGAACAACGAGTTCAGAGCCAAGAGCATAAGATCTATCCATTGGTCGTTAAATGGTTTGTTGAAGAGCGCTTGGTTATGGATGGCAGCAAAGCCCTTTTAGATGGCATTGCTCTGGGACCACAAGGTTACGCTGACAAGTAGCGAAACCATCTGGCTTTCCGTCATGAAAAAATCAAAAAAAGCGAGTGATGCCTGTCACTCGCTTTTTTCTGTCTTAACATCCTTTCACTGCGATCACAGTGGCTCGGTAGGGGCCTGGCTTTTTGGCTTCGCCTCAGCAAACGCAACATCTGCTAGCTCATCCACATTACTGGCAACCAGCTCACCAAAATGAAATAGGTTATACTCACCCGGCTTCATTCGATGCCATGTTTCGTTACCCGTTAACGGCTGTGTGGCGACGACTGAAACTACATCGTTGGGTGTCGTTTCCTCTTGGAAGTTGATGGTGACATCTTCATCCAACAAGCTCGCTTTGCCAAATGGCGCTTTACGCGTAATCCAGTAAAGATGGTTGGTGCAATACGTCATCACATATTCACCATCACTGAGCAGCATGTTATAGACGCCCAGCTCTCTTAACTCATCACAGCATTCTGCAACATAGGCAAACATCGCCTCCATGTCCTGTGGCGGCTCAGGAAAACGCTGTTCCAATTGTTTCAGCAACCAGCAAAATGACAGCTCACTGTCTGTCTCACCGACAGGTCGAAAGTGCCCGGTATCGAGCGTTTGGTAGTCACTGAGCTGGCCATTGTGAGCAAAGGTCCAGTAGCGCCCCCATAGCTCACGAGTGAACGGGTGCGTATTTTCCAAATTCACTTGGCCACGATTGGCTTGTCGAATATGGCTAACGACTGCCCTACTCTTGATAGGGTAGCTTTGGACCAGCTCCGCTATCTTGGAGTCACAACTCGGCTGCGGATCTTTAAAGGTACGAAAACCTTTCCCTTCATAAAAGGTGATCCCCCAGCCGTCTTTATGTGGCCCTGTGTTACCACCACGCTGAATAAGGCCAGTAAAACTAAAACAAATATCTGTTGGCACATTGGCGCTCATGCCAAGCAATTCACACATTGAGTTCCCTACTCTTTCTGTTCCTGTTTATCATCGCAGTAGCTCAATGCTACTCCATCTCTTTTTCAACCAACTGGATGATGATGTGGATGATCTTAATATGTATTTCTTGAATGCGGTCTGCGTAACCAAAGTGTGGCACACGAATTTCAATATCCGCTAACCCCGCCATTTTGCCGCCGTCTTTGCCTGTCAATGCGATGGTTTTCATACCCTTAGCCTTCGCAGCATCAATCGCCTTAAGGATATTGCCCGAATTGCCCGACGTCGACAGACCAAATAACACATCACCACGACGGCCTACAGCTTCTACGTAACGAGAAAAGACAAAGTCGTAACCAAAGTCGTTACTCACACAAGAAAGGTGACTTGGGTCAGAGATGGCAATCCCTGCATAACCTGGACGATTTTCACGATAACGGCCAGTGAGCTCTTCAGCAAAGTGCATCGCATCACAATGAGAACCACCATTGCCACAAGACAGTACTTTACCCTCTTGCTTAAACGAGTCTGCGATCATCTTTGCTGCAGCTTCAATCTGAGCAATGTTGTGATCGTCACTTAAGAATTTATTCAGTACTTCAGCAGCTTCTGTTAGCTCATTTCTAATCAAGTCTTGGTACATAGCGTTGTTCTCTTTGTTTTCTCGCCATAAGTAAGCGATGGCTGTTAATTCTGAGTTTACCTATAAACCGTCAACTCTGTCGATAGATGGCGCACGACTGCGGCACCAATTTCATCATTAATCCACTGCAAATTGACAGTGACTGAGCAAAGTGCTGCCTAAGCCGCTTATTTTGCAATCAACTAGAGCAATTACTTGACAGATTTTACATCTGTGCAATATTTTAATTACAATTATTTACTGGTA harbors:
- a CDS encoding sulfurtransferase TusA family protein, with translation MMSENKLMTHIELNLEQERCPMSLLLVKRAYKALGSNQTLKVRIIDSQSVRDCSNYLAKHNADVQCQQQDEITVMTIVNKKDSEC
- a CDS encoding beta-barrel assembly-enhancing protease, with translation MLKRTRSLVCLCIAATLSTPQVSFAEMDLPEIGTAAGATLTIDQELIYGDAYMRMIRASSPIINDPVLNEYIDSVGHRLVSSANDVKTPFTFFMIRDRNINAFAFFGGYVALHSGLFLHAHSESELASVIAHEIAHVTQRHLARRMEDEARRSPATVAALVGSLLLAIAAPQAGMAALTATTAGSMQASINYTRSNEKEADRFGIATLARAQFDVNDMPRFFGRLADEYRYASKPPPMLLTHPLPEDRITDTRERAQAYPPLRVQPSISYHLARARIVARHAGIKSDAAMDWFQRTAKKAPAKIQNSFEYGKALVYLDTNQLDKAEAILNKLLDHDPNNNFYLDAASDLYIAKKQPQKSVKLMESALKVKPNNAVITINYANALLESDKTDEAIKVLQRFTHDRPKDTNGWHLLSEANIKQGNSAEDLAARAELMALNAQWDKSIQLYSQASQLAELGSLKQARYDARIDQLLVERERFMALQ
- the arsC gene encoding arsenate reductase (glutaredoxin) (This arsenate reductase requires both glutathione and glutaredoxin to convert arsenate to arsenite, after which the efflux transporter formed by ArsA and ArsB can extrude the arsenite from the cell, providing resistance.); translation: MSVTIFHNPRCSKSRQTLSLLEEKGIEPEVVKYLDTPPTVDKLKQLFKQLELESVRAMMRTKEDIYKQLNLSDPTLTDDQLFQAMFENPKLIERPIVVTNGKARHGRPPEQVLEIL
- the wrbA gene encoding NAD(P)H:quinone oxidoreductase, which translates into the protein MSCQLLVLYYSRHGSTQRLARAIARGIESVEGCEALLRTVPELEGGRDIQSDAIATQAELKACDGLAMGSPVWFGNMAAPLKHFWDQTTSLWLSGSLIDKPACVFTSSSSMHGGQESTAMSMMLPLMHHGMMLMGIPYSEPKLHSTTSGGTPYGASHVANSSVQLSDDEYALAVALGQRLATTARKLKNAS
- a CDS encoding DUF2069 domain-containing protein; its protein translation is MSIKSLINTKNMRAFALTANFALLCWVGLWHGYLSPHPHINPYALTVAWLIPLLLPLPGILAGKPYTHAWANFVLMLYFLHALTLLYADEGERWLALVELLLTSSAFVGNTIYARLKGKDMGLKLPRLSSVEKQERERYGKD
- a CDS encoding DUF2066 domain-containing protein, which encodes MRYLAWLLAAACALPAYALTKVDIYSTEVVVDSQQPNADELARQKGMLEVLIKASGDSNAASNPVVKKALGKSSQYITQLGYTQVDGEQAMRLSFNSQQITTLLTQADLSSWPVDRKNVMVWLVEDSGYDRTIVWEHSNSQSASQLKKEANRRGLPITFPIGDFDDITGIQTTDLWGGFVGPIAQATTRYPVDAIAVIRKQGNNLRYTLYDQTPDKLGKNTLAPVTGSTSGELAIASAIDEISDYYASQNVATTLGESAGMVSVSFSRMSSADAFFTLERALGRLASTAKVDVAEVSGDVVTMRVSLLGSLEAFEEEVLKLGLVKKLESVPVETPEQDSQVFPTDAENSNAAEQVQDVTDTQGANALSADPAPTDELVVDGIAAMGKPVRPELSFEWLY
- a CDS encoding uracil-xanthine permease family protein; the protein is MKTILQGSQMLFVAFGSLVLVPLLTGLDPNVALFGAGVGTLLFQLVTRRSVPIFLASSFAFIAPIMFGVQTWGIGATMGGLMAAGVVYVLMGALIKVKGVEVIHKLLPPVVVGPVIMVIGLGLAPVAVNMALGKTGDGAVQLIDGNAALWISAISLLVTVGVSVFAKGFLKLLPIVSGILAGYVTSLFYGVVDFTPVVEASWLSLPNFTAPEFNINAILFMLPVAIAPAVEHVGDMLAISNVTGKDYLKKPGLHRTIAGDGVATIAASMVGAPPNTTYSEVTGAVMLTKAFNPVIMTWAAVTAIVLALVGKLGAILQTIPVPVMGGIMILLFGSIATVGLNTLIKNNVDLHKSRNLVIVAITLVFGIGGMAFGIGDFSLQGVSLCGIVAILLNQILPDDLGENKVVDNAQMED
- a CDS encoding IS1182 family transposase; translation: MLQKPSPQQYELEMVTMEQLVPQNHLVRKIDNAIDFEFIRDEVAHLYCKDNGRPPVDPVRLFKIILLGYLFGIKSERQLVKEIEVNVAYRWFLRMSLTEKVIHASTLSQNRIRRFNGTDVFERIFNNIVLQAMEKGLVAGQELFTDSTHLKANANKNKHMNRLRPVSAGAYLDMLNEDVAADRESEGKNPFKETPPKTDVKNTKVSTTDPESGFMTRDNKPQGFFYLDHRTVDGKHGIIVDTYATPGNVNDSQPYIRRLDHTLEQFNLNPIAVGIDAGYFTAPVAESLERRSILGVFGYRRPSRTKNKFKKKDFKYQKETDTYRCPEGQELIYKTTTRAGYRSYASDPKQCAFCPVRDDCTKSENMQKVITRHLYSETVERANQMRLSSYGKKTYRRRSETVERSFADAKQHHGHRYARYRGLAKVQMQCWLAAAAQNIKKIALVVSYLRKMGLNKAEISQILASVCRFKPYSLQNAI
- the upp gene encoding uracil phosphoribosyltransferase; translated protein: MKVVEVKHPLVKHKLGLMREGDISTKRFRELATEVGSLLTYEATADFETEKVTIEGWNGPVEVDQIKGKKVTVVPILRAGLGMMDGVLEHMPSARISVVGIYRDEETLEPVPYFNKLASNIDERIALVVDPMLATGGSMIATIDLLKEKGCKHIKVLVLVSAPEGIEALEKAHPDVELYTAAIDECLNDKGYIVPGLGDAGDKIFGTL